In Notamacropus eugenii isolate mMacEug1 chromosome 1, mMacEug1.pri_v2, whole genome shotgun sequence, one genomic interval encodes:
- the LOC140520112 gene encoding glyceraldehyde-3-phosphate dehydrogenase-like yields MDLLGEVDIVAIKDPFIGLNYVVYMFQYDSTHGKFKGRVKAENGKLVINGKAITFFQERDPTNIKWGDARAEYDLESTGVFTTMEKAGAHLKGGAKRKTVDGPSRKLWSDGRGAAQNIIPASTGAAKAVGKVIPELNGKLTGMAFCVPTPSISVVDLTCHLKKHAKYYDIKKVVNNTHSSTFDAGAGIALNDHYVKLISWYDSEYGYSNYEVDLMVYMASRQ; encoded by the exons atggaccttttgg GTGAAGTAGACATCGTGGCCATCAAAGACCCCTTCATTGGGCTCAACTACGTGGTTTATATGTTTCAATATGACTCTACTCATGGCAAGTTCAAAGGCAGAGTTAAGGCTGAGAATGGGAAGCTGGTGATCAATGGAAAAGCCATTACCTTCTTCCAAGAGAGGGATCCCACCAATATCAAATGGGGAGATGCTAGAGCCGAGTATGATCTAGAATCCACTGGAGTCTTTACCACCATGGAAAAGGCTGGGGCTCATttgaagggtggagccaagagg AAGACAGTAGATGGCCCCTCTCGTAAGTTGTGGAGTGATGGCCGTGGTGCTGCCCAAAACATCATCCCTGCTTCCACTGGTGCTGCTAAGGCTGTAGGCAAGGTCATACCTGAGTTGAATGGCAAGCTCACAGGCATGGCCTTCTGTGTTCCTACTCCCAGCATATCTGTTGTAGATCTGACCTGCCACCTGAAGAAACATGCCAAATATTATGATATCAAGAAAGTAGTCAA CAACACCCACTCTTCCACCTTTGATGCTGGTGCTGGTATTGCCCTCAATGACCACTATGTCAAGCTCATTTCTTGGTATGACAGCGAGTATGGCTATAGCAACTATGAAGTGGACCTCATGGTCTACATGGCCTCCAGACAGTAA